From a region of the Zingiber officinale cultivar Zhangliang chromosome 10B, Zo_v1.1, whole genome shotgun sequence genome:
- the LOC122028793 gene encoding uncharacterized protein LOC122028793: protein MESFQAVPPTISSTAAAAANGGGEKSTAVPVLETSNSFSDEFNPQDFIGFLEVFVHQARDIHNICIYHKQDVFAKLCLTSNPDVTVATQTINGGGRNPVFNQNLRLNVKNVDCSMKCEIWMLSKAKNYLEDQLLGFALVPLSDVLITNGKLVQEFSLSSTDLFHSPAGFVQLSISYVGTSPEVVAIPASPKSLIVDTTLPDAEPDDSIPCDYEKIEFPDLKVHNENQLMVSEYYGIPCSDMETQCSDSFVTGENDDCPDEEAGVLIVESFSTVNCHDFVGNLKHDTPVSSFSTTESTAVAPAASQSTSDPLSSTASPSPKVKSSESMEGEADSSRAPSNDALFKPIIKIDVPVQPVVQQDFVDIYMKSMQQFTESLAKLKLPMDIDNSSTASEDGNSIHTAENGNSASEKTLSTPKSNGSRVFYGSRAFF, encoded by the coding sequence ATGGAGTCCTTCCAAGCAGTTCCCCCAACCATCAGTTccactgctgctgctgctgccaaCGGAGGTGGAGAGAAGTCGACAGCAGTTCCTGTCCTTGAGACCTCCAACAGTTTCAGCGATGAATTTAACCCTCAGGACTTCATCGGCTTTCTCGAAGTCTTTGTCCACCAAGCTCGTGACATCCACAACATCTGCATCTACCACAAGCAAGATGTCTTCGCTAAGCTTTGCCTCACCAGCAACCCCGACGTCACTGTCGCGACGCAGACGATCAACGGCGGAGGACGGAACCCGGTCTTCAACCAGAATCTCCGGCTCAACGTGAAGAACGTCGACTGTTCGATGAAATGCGAAATATGGATGCTAAGCAAGGCCAAGAATTATCTCGAAGACCAGTTGCTTGGGTTTGCTCTGGTGCCCCTTTCAGATGTCCTAATAACCAACGGCAAGCTGGTACAGGAGTTCTCCTTATCTTCGACTGATCTTTTCCACTCCCCGGCTGGGTTTGTTCAGCTGTCAATTTCTTATGTTGGCACTTCTCCTGAAGTAGTGGCAATTCCAGCGTCTCCGAAATCATTGATTGTCGACACTACCTTGCCTGATGCTGAACCTGATGACTCAATTCCCTGCGATTATGAGAAAATTGAGTTTCCTGACTTGAAAGTCCACAATGAGAATCAGCTAATGGTGTCTGAATATTATGGGATTCCATGCTCCGACATGGAAACTCAGTGTTCGGATAGCTTTGTAACTGGAGAGAACGACGACTGCCCTGATGAGGAAGCAGGGGTGCTGATAGTGGAGAGCTTTTCCACTGTTAACTGTCATGATTTCGTTGGAAATCTAAAACACGATACTCCAGTGAGCAGTTTCTCGACCACTGAATCAACTGCGGTAGCCCCTGCTGCATCTCAATCTACCTCTGATCCGTTGTCGTCCACAGCTTCGCCTAGCCCGAAAGTTAAGAGTTCCGAATCTATGGAAGGTGAGGCTGATTCATCTAGAGCACCATCAAATGATGCACTCTTCAAGCCTATTATCAAGATAGATGTGCCAGTGCAACCAGTCGTCCAGCAGGACTTCGTCGATATCTACATGAAAAGTATGCAGCAGTTCACGGAGTCATTGGCGAAGCTGAAACTTCCTATGGATATTGATAATAGTAGCACAGCTTCTGAAGATGGTAACTCAATCCATACTGCTGAAAATGGTAACTCAGCATCTGAGAAGACGCTGTCGACTCCGAAGAGCAATGGTTCCAGAGTTTTTTATGGAAGCAGGGCATTCTTCTGA